Proteins co-encoded in one Kocuria flava genomic window:
- a CDS encoding DoxX family protein: MNSTTTAPAAPSRPDLRPGARPEPPTTALGLTLLRVVLGTTFLLHGWQKVDEWTLAGTQAAFAQMGVPAAQAAAPAVAVLELAGGILLLLGLGTRVVAALLALVMLGALVLVHLPAGFFAADGGFELVLLLAAAAALFALAGAGRWSVDAVLAARRRRAA; the protein is encoded by the coding sequence ATGAACAGCACCACGACCGCCCCCGCGGCCCCCTCCCGTCCCGACCTGCGCCCCGGTGCCCGTCCCGAGCCGCCGACCACGGCCCTCGGCCTGACCCTGCTGCGCGTCGTGCTCGGCACGACCTTCCTGCTGCACGGCTGGCAGAAGGTCGACGAGTGGACCCTGGCCGGCACCCAGGCCGCCTTCGCCCAGATGGGCGTGCCCGCCGCCCAGGCCGCCGCCCCCGCCGTGGCCGTCCTCGAGCTGGCCGGCGGGATCCTGCTGCTCCTCGGCCTCGGCACCCGCGTCGTCGCCGCCCTCCTGGCCCTCGTCATGCTCGGCGCCCTCGTCCTCGTCCACCTGCCCGCCGGGTTCTTCGCCGCCGACGGCGGGTTCGAGCTCGTCCTGCTGCTCGCCGCCGCCGCCGCGCTCTTCGCCCTGGCCGGCGCCGGGCGCTGGTCGGTCGACGCCGTCCTCGCCGCGCGCCGCCGCCGCGCCGCCTGA
- a CDS encoding ABC transporter ATP-binding protein encodes MVMWRTVRGHEVKDRRISRETLRRIVAFAGPHRKALGVFLVLSVLLAVLGVVTPILAGDVVNAITGGRSVATVVWLALAIAGVAVADAGLGVLNRLLSSRIGEGLILDLRTAVYDHVQRMPVAFFTRTRTGALVSRLNTDVIGAQRAFSNTLSGVVSNVVSLLLTVVVMVTISWQVTVLSLLLLPIFLVPARAMGGRLAALQREAAQHNASMSTQMTERFSAGGATLVKLFGRPEAESAEFARRAGRVRDIGVRVAMLQTTFVTALTLVSALALALVYGLGGALALTGSLDAGEVVTLALLLTRLYTPLTMLANARMDIMSAVVSFERVFEILDLVPLIQERPGARPLPAGPVSVEFDDVRFAYPSAEEVSLASLEDVAVLDARGGEEVLHGVSFTVEPGRTVALVGSSGAGKSTVAQLVARLYDVTSGAVGLGGVDVRDTTFASLRETIGMVTQDGHLFHESIRENLTLVRPEATDEQLWDALARARMDHVIRALPDGLDTVVGERGYRLSGGERQRLTIARLLLAAPRVVILDEATSALDSTNEAHVQAALGEALAGRTALVIAHRLSTVRSADEILVVEAGRIVERGPHPQLLAAGGRYAELYETQFADQEA; translated from the coding sequence ATGGTCATGTGGCGCACCGTGCGCGGCCACGAGGTCAAGGACCGCCGGATCTCCCGCGAGACCCTCCGGCGCATCGTCGCCTTCGCGGGGCCGCACCGGAAGGCCCTGGGCGTCTTCCTGGTCCTCTCCGTCCTGCTGGCCGTCCTCGGCGTGGTCACCCCGATCCTGGCCGGGGACGTGGTCAACGCGATCACCGGCGGGCGGAGCGTGGCCACCGTGGTGTGGCTGGCGCTGGCCATCGCCGGGGTCGCCGTCGCGGACGCCGGGCTCGGCGTGCTCAACCGGCTGCTGTCCTCGCGGATCGGCGAGGGGCTCATCCTCGACCTGCGCACCGCCGTCTACGACCACGTCCAGCGGATGCCGGTCGCGTTCTTCACCCGCACCCGCACCGGGGCGCTGGTCTCCCGGCTGAACACGGACGTGATCGGCGCGCAGCGGGCCTTCTCCAACACCCTCTCCGGGGTGGTCAGCAACGTGGTCTCGCTGCTGCTGACCGTCGTCGTGATGGTCACCATCTCCTGGCAGGTCACGGTGCTGTCCCTGCTGCTGCTGCCCATCTTCCTCGTCCCGGCCCGGGCCATGGGCGGGCGCCTGGCCGCCCTGCAGCGGGAGGCGGCCCAGCACAACGCGTCCATGTCCACGCAGATGACCGAGCGCTTCTCGGCCGGCGGGGCGACCCTCGTGAAGCTCTTCGGCCGCCCCGAGGCCGAGTCCGCCGAGTTCGCCCGCCGCGCCGGGCGCGTGCGCGACATCGGGGTGCGCGTGGCGATGCTGCAGACGACCTTCGTCACGGCCCTGACCCTCGTCTCCGCCCTGGCCCTGGCCCTGGTCTACGGCCTCGGCGGCGCGCTGGCCCTCACCGGCAGCCTCGACGCCGGCGAGGTCGTGACGCTCGCGCTGCTGCTGACCCGCCTCTACACGCCCCTGACCATGCTCGCCAACGCCCGCATGGACATCATGAGCGCGGTCGTCAGCTTCGAGCGCGTCTTCGAGATCCTCGACCTCGTGCCCCTGATCCAGGAGCGCCCCGGAGCCCGGCCCCTGCCCGCGGGCCCCGTCTCCGTCGAGTTCGACGACGTGCGCTTCGCCTACCCCTCCGCCGAGGAGGTCTCGCTGGCCTCCCTCGAGGACGTCGCCGTGCTCGACGCCCGCGGCGGCGAGGAGGTCCTGCACGGGGTGAGCTTCACCGTGGAACCCGGCCGCACCGTCGCCCTGGTCGGCTCCTCCGGGGCCGGGAAGTCGACCGTCGCCCAGCTCGTCGCCCGGCTCTACGACGTCACCTCCGGCGCGGTGGGCCTGGGCGGTGTCGACGTCCGGGACACCACGTTCGCCTCCCTGCGGGAGACCATCGGCATGGTCACCCAGGACGGGCACCTCTTCCACGAGTCGATCCGCGAGAACCTCACCCTCGTGCGCCCCGAAGCCACCGACGAGCAGCTGTGGGACGCCCTCGCCCGCGCCCGGATGGACCACGTCATCCGGGCCCTGCCCGACGGCCTGGACACCGTGGTGGGGGAGCGCGGCTACCGGCTCTCCGGCGGCGAGCGCCAGCGCCTGACCATCGCCCGGCTGCTGCTCGCCGCCCCGCGGGTCGTCATCCTCGACGAGGCCACCTCCGCACTGGACTCCACGAACGAGGCCCACGTGCAGGCCGCGCTCGGCGAGGCGCTCGCCGGCCGCACCGCCCTGGTGATCGCCCACCGGCTCTCGACCGTGCGCTCTGCCGACGAGATCCTCGTGGTCGAGGCCGGGCGGATCGTCGAGCGCGGGCCGCACCCGCAGCTGCTGGCCGCGGGCGGGCGCTACGCCGAGCTGTACGAGACGCAGTTCGCCGACCAGGAGGCCTGA
- a CDS encoding MOSC domain-containing protein, with amino-acid sequence MSPAQASPADAAGRVRSVNAGRPEPDPARRGRPTGIHKHPVDGPVALRDPGPRGGGPGSGVPGDFIGDARHHGGRDQAVYAFAREELDHWARELGRELPDGSFGENLTLEGFAVDDARLGDRWRVGTALLQVTDARIPCGTFRAAMQVRGWLRRFTERGCTGAYLRVLEPGTVRAGDRVELVHRAGHRVGVRDAFRAQTTDRGRLPALLAAGPDLRPELRAAAEQAVAQQPPTSGRDG; translated from the coding sequence GTGAGCCCTGCGCAGGCGTCCCCGGCGGACGCGGCCGGGCGCGTGCGCAGCGTCAACGCCGGGCGGCCCGAGCCGGACCCGGCCCGGCGCGGCCGGCCCACCGGCATCCACAAGCACCCCGTCGACGGCCCGGTCGCGCTGCGCGACCCGGGACCCCGCGGCGGGGGCCCCGGCTCCGGGGTGCCCGGCGACTTCATCGGCGACGCCCGCCACCACGGCGGCCGCGACCAGGCCGTCTACGCGTTCGCGCGCGAGGAGCTCGACCACTGGGCGCGCGAGCTGGGCCGGGAGCTGCCCGACGGCAGCTTCGGGGAGAACCTCACCCTCGAGGGCTTCGCCGTCGACGACGCCCGCCTCGGAGACCGCTGGCGGGTCGGCACGGCACTGCTGCAGGTCACCGACGCCCGCATCCCCTGCGGGACCTTCCGCGCGGCGATGCAGGTGCGCGGCTGGCTGCGGCGCTTCACCGAGCGCGGGTGCACGGGCGCCTATCTCCGGGTCCTCGAGCCCGGGACCGTGCGCGCCGGCGACCGGGTGGAGCTGGTGCACCGGGCCGGGCACCGCGTGGGCGTCCGGGACGCCTTCCGTGCGCAGACCACCGACCGGGGACGGCTGCCCGCGCTGCTCGCGGCGGGCCCGGACCTGCGCCCCGAGCTGCGGGCCGCGGCCGAGCAGGCCGTGGCGCAGCAGCCGCCGACGAGCGGCCGGGACGGCTGA
- a CDS encoding aldo/keto reductase → MTQSTTQSPTLALHDGTAIPQLGYGVWQVEADIAEDVVSQALEAGYRHIDTAKIYGNEEGVGRAIASSGIPRDEIFVTTKLWNDDHGRDAALRAIDGSLERLGLDHVDLYLIHWPTPARGTYVETWEAFQEIRDSGRARSVGVSNFPQQQLQEIIDATGSVPVVNQIELHPYFNQEPLRKFHASRGIRTEAWSPLGQGGELLQDPVIGGIARRLGATPGQVVIAWHLAIGNVVFPKTVTPERIRENFAALDVRLSPEDVEAISGLDNGGRIGSDPMDFN, encoded by the coding sequence ATGACGCAGTCCACGACGCAGTCCCCCACCCTGGCCCTGCACGACGGCACCGCCATCCCCCAGCTCGGCTACGGCGTGTGGCAGGTCGAGGCCGACATCGCGGAGGACGTGGTGTCCCAGGCCCTCGAGGCCGGCTACCGCCACATCGACACGGCGAAGATCTACGGCAACGAGGAGGGCGTGGGCCGCGCGATCGCCAGCAGCGGCATCCCGCGCGACGAGATCTTCGTGACCACCAAGCTGTGGAACGACGACCACGGCCGCGACGCCGCGCTGCGCGCGATCGACGGCTCGCTCGAGCGCCTCGGCCTCGACCACGTCGACCTCTACCTCATCCACTGGCCCACCCCGGCCCGCGGCACGTACGTGGAGACCTGGGAGGCCTTCCAGGAGATCCGCGACAGCGGCCGGGCCCGCTCCGTCGGCGTCTCCAACTTCCCGCAGCAGCAGCTGCAGGAGATCATCGACGCCACCGGGTCGGTGCCCGTGGTCAACCAGATCGAGCTGCACCCCTACTTCAACCAGGAGCCGCTGCGGAAGTTCCACGCCTCCCGCGGGATCCGCACCGAGGCCTGGTCCCCGCTGGGCCAGGGCGGGGAGCTGCTGCAGGACCCGGTGATCGGCGGCATCGCCCGACGCCTGGGCGCGACCCCCGGTCAGGTCGTCATCGCCTGGCACCTGGCGATCGGCAACGTGGTCTTCCCCAAGACCGTGACCCCGGAGCGGATCCGCGAGAACTTCGCGGCGCTCGACGTCCGTCTCAGCCCCGAGGACGTCGAGGCGATCAGCGGCCTGGACAACGGCGGGCGGATCGGGTCGGACCCGATGGACTTCAACTGA
- a CDS encoding MarR family winged helix-turn-helix transcriptional regulator, whose protein sequence is MTATRWLSPEEREAWLALVSIMFTLPGSIEAQLQAEADLSLAEYLVLAMLSEAPDRRRRMSELATVTNTSQSRLSRIVGRLERDGLVVRTGDAKDKRVVLAEITDRGLGKVEEVAPGHVEHVRRTVIDRLTPEQVRQLALIGRVVDDAADVSVLGTVGTAD, encoded by the coding sequence ATGACCGCAACCCGATGGCTGTCCCCCGAGGAGCGCGAGGCCTGGCTCGCGCTCGTCTCCATCATGTTCACGCTGCCCGGCAGCATCGAGGCGCAGCTGCAGGCGGAGGCGGACCTGAGCCTCGCCGAGTACCTCGTGCTCGCGATGCTCTCCGAGGCCCCGGACCGGCGCCGGCGGATGTCGGAGCTGGCCACCGTGACGAACACGTCGCAGTCGCGGCTGTCCCGGATCGTGGGGCGGCTGGAGCGGGACGGGCTCGTGGTGCGCACGGGGGACGCGAAGGACAAGCGCGTGGTGCTCGCCGAGATCACCGACCGGGGCCTGGGCAAGGTGGAGGAGGTGGCCCCGGGTCACGTCGAGCACGTCCGTCGGACGGTCATCGACCGGCTCACCCCGGAGCAGGTCCGCCAGCTCGCCCTCATCGGCCGGGTCGTGGACGACGCCGCGGACGTCTCCGTCCTGGGCACCGTGGGGACGGCCGACTGA
- a CDS encoding SIR2 family NAD-dependent protein deacylase, whose amino-acid sequence MDDARDHDRPDLDPALLRAARTARRVAVLTGAGMSAESGVPTFREPGEGFWSRWSPEELATPEAWEDDPQLVWSWYLWRARQVRALAPHAGHRALAAWSRGARVEVVTQNVDDLHERAGSAVLAHLHGSLFAFRCAGCSAPYPAERVPGLAPGAAAPGGEPEREHPPACPACGGPVRPGVVWFGELLPEGALDRAAEAVAAAELVVVVGTSGLVQPAASLPLIAAGRGIPVVEIDPRDTALTPHADFTVRAGAARALPLLVPGAAAASC is encoded by the coding sequence ATGGACGACGCCCGGGACCACGACCGCCCCGACCTCGACCCCGCGCTGCTGCGGGCCGCCCGGACGGCACGCCGGGTCGCGGTGCTGACCGGGGCGGGGATGTCCGCCGAGAGCGGGGTGCCCACCTTCCGGGAGCCCGGGGAGGGCTTCTGGTCGCGCTGGTCCCCCGAGGAGCTGGCCACCCCCGAGGCGTGGGAGGACGACCCGCAGCTCGTGTGGTCCTGGTACCTGTGGCGGGCCCGCCAGGTGCGCGCGCTCGCACCCCACGCCGGGCACCGCGCCCTCGCCGCCTGGTCCCGCGGCGCCCGGGTCGAGGTGGTCACGCAGAACGTCGACGACCTCCACGAGCGGGCCGGCTCCGCGGTCCTGGCCCACCTGCACGGCAGCCTCTTCGCGTTCCGCTGCGCCGGGTGCTCGGCCCCGTACCCGGCCGAGCGCGTGCCCGGTCTCGCCCCGGGGGCGGCGGCCCCGGGCGGCGAGCCGGAGCGCGAGCACCCGCCCGCCTGCCCCGCCTGCGGCGGTCCCGTGCGCCCGGGCGTGGTCTGGTTCGGCGAGCTGCTGCCGGAGGGCGCGCTGGACCGCGCGGCCGAGGCCGTGGCGGCGGCGGAGCTCGTCGTCGTCGTGGGCACCTCCGGGCTCGTGCAGCCCGCCGCCTCGCTGCCGCTGATCGCAGCCGGGCGCGGCATCCCCGTCGTCGAGATCGATCCCCGGGACACCGCCCTGACCCCGCACGCGGACTTCACCGTCCGCGCCGGGGCCGCCCGCGCCCTGCCGCTGCTGGTCCCCGGGGCCGCCGCGGCGTCGTGCTGA